Proteins encoded within one genomic window of Arachis ipaensis cultivar K30076 chromosome B08, Araip1.1, whole genome shotgun sequence:
- the LOC107610756 gene encoding uncharacterized protein LOC107610756, translating into MERGDGGCGGGLSHASHDSHGSSVSMRRRRVNAHDGSCFCGLKTVIKKSGTAENPNRLFHACPRYRKGSHCNYFKWVDDDEFEAVGVCGTKKDAGADMEVEGEYDEWRVKVAWKLGTMEAEVRALKLLMILLFVVVVIICCFLCTSK; encoded by the exons ATGGAGAGAGGAGATGGTGGTTGTGGTGGCGGTTTGTCACATGCATCGCACGACAGTCATGGATCCAGTGTTTCGATGCGAAGGAGGAGGGTGAATGCTCATGATGGATCATGTTTCTGTGGGCTGAAAACTGTGATTAAGAAATCTGGGACAGCGGAGAATCCGAATAGATTGTTCCATGCATGTCCAAGGTACCGG AAGGGCAGTCACTGCAATTATTTTAAGTgggttgatgatgatgaatttgaAGCAGTGGGTGTGTGTGGTACAAAGAAAGATGCAGGAGCAGATATGGAGGTTGAAGGTGAGTATGATGAATGGAGGGTGAAGGTGGCATGGAAGTTGGGCACTATGGAAGCTGAAGTTAGAGCTTTGAAACTGCTAATGATTTTGCTGTTTGTAGTAGTTGTGATAATTTGTTGTTTCTTATGTACTTCTAAATGA